From uncultured Roseateles sp., the proteins below share one genomic window:
- the proC gene encoding pyrroline-5-carboxylate reductase, whose amino-acid sequence MNTCIAFIGGGNMASAIIGGLLKSGHAAADLLVVEPFEAQRAKLAADFGLQPLAAADASLERAGLVLWAVKPQLFGEAALPCRPHVQQALQLSVMAGIRSEALVAATGAQRVVRSMPNTPALIGQGIAGLFARPEVTVADRALVEQVLRPTGTTLWVDRESDLDAVTALSGSGPAYFFYIVEAMMAAAVEMGLTAEQGRQLALATCAGAAALALQSDESPATLRERVTSKGGTTYAALSSLQADGVGAAVQRAVLAAQKRARELGDEFGS is encoded by the coding sequence ATGAACACCTGCATTGCATTCATCGGCGGCGGCAATATGGCCAGCGCCATCATCGGTGGCCTGCTGAAATCGGGCCACGCCGCCGCCGATCTGCTGGTGGTCGAGCCGTTCGAGGCGCAACGGGCCAAGCTGGCGGCCGATTTCGGCCTGCAGCCGCTGGCCGCCGCCGACGCCTCGCTCGAGCGCGCCGGCCTGGTGCTGTGGGCCGTCAAGCCGCAGCTGTTCGGCGAGGCGGCACTGCCCTGCCGGCCCCATGTGCAGCAGGCGCTGCAGCTGTCGGTGATGGCCGGCATTCGCAGCGAGGCGCTGGTGGCCGCCACCGGCGCGCAGCGCGTGGTGCGCAGCATGCCCAACACGCCGGCGCTGATCGGCCAGGGCATTGCCGGCCTGTTCGCCCGCCCCGAAGTCACCGTGGCCGACCGTGCCTTGGTCGAGCAGGTGTTGCGGCCCACCGGCACGACGCTGTGGGTGGACCGCGAGTCCGATCTGGACGCGGTGACGGCGCTGTCGGGTTCCGGCCCGGCCTACTTCTTCTACATCGTCGAGGCGATGATGGCCGCCGCCGTCGAGATGGGGCTGACTGCCGAGCAGGGCCGCCAGCTGGCCCTGGCCACCTGCGCCGGTGCGGCTGCGCTGGCACTGCAGTCCGATGAGTCGCCGGCGACCCTGCGCGAGCGGGTCACCTCCAAGGGCGGCACCACCTACGCGGCGCTGAGCAGCCTGCAGGCCGACGGTGTCGGCGCCGCGGTGCAACGCGCGGTGCTGGCCGCCCAAAAGCGTGCCCGCGAGCTGGGCGACGAGTTCGGCAGCTAG